In Helianthus annuus cultivar XRQ/B chromosome 9, HanXRQr2.0-SUNRISE, whole genome shotgun sequence, the following are encoded in one genomic region:
- the LOC110910062 gene encoding serotonin N-acetyltransferase 2, chloroplastic, whose amino-acid sequence MVTDITHLSIHQNLYTHIRNMLLHGTLPLPLRSPLLRFQSLTTTTHHPLRKFSVSASQPSYAISDEELQSRGFILRRTIEQLNLDHLNSVFVAVGFPKRDTDKIRIALEHTDSLLWVEYETTKRPVAFARATGDGVFNAIIWDVVVDPNFQGIGLGKAVIERVVEELLSKGITNIALYSEPRVLGFYRPLGFVSDPDGIRGMVYSRKNKKN is encoded by the coding sequence ATGGTAACAGATATCACTCATCTATCTATCCATCAAAATCTGTATACACATATCCGAAACATGCTTCTTCACGGGACCTTACCCCTCCCATTACGATCACCCCTCCTCCGCTTCCAATCActaaccaccaccacccaccacccccTTCGCAAATTCTCAGTCTCAGCATCCCAACCCAGTTACGCCATCTCAGACGAAGAACTCCAATCCAGAGGCTTCATCCTTCGCCGCACAATCGAACAACTGAACCTGGACCACTTAAACTCCGTATTCGTTGCAGTCGGTTTCCCAAAGCGAGACACGGACAAGATAAGGATCGCGCTAGAGCACACAGACTCGCTGTTGTGGGTCGAATACGAGACCACAAAGAGACCCGTGGCGTTCGCTAGAGCCACTGGAGACGGTGTGTTCAATGCCATAATATGGGATGTGGTGGTGGATCCTAACTTTCAAGGAATTGGGTTGGGGAAGGCTGTCATTGAGAGGGTGGTGGAGGAGTTGTTGAGTAAGGGGATCACCAATATTGCTTTGTATTCGGAGCCCCGAGTGTTGGGATTCTATAGGCCTCTTGGGTTTGTTTCGGATCCGGATGGGATCCGAGGAATGGTGTATTCGAGAAAGAATAAGAAAAATTAG